In Bacillus sp. Marseille-Q1617, a genomic segment contains:
- the aspA gene encoding aspartate ammonia-lyase, giving the protein MITAASGYRIEKDFLGQKEVPEHVYYGIQTLRAVENFPITGYKIHKEMIHALAVVKKAAALANMETTRLYDGIGQAIVQACDEILEGKLHDYFIVDPIQGGAGTSINMNANEVIANRALELLSHQKGEYGKVSPNSHVNMAQSTNDVFPTVIHISTLTLLDKLLITMEDMLSVFKKKAQEFDHVIKMGRTHLQDAVPIRLGQEFEAYSRVVERDIKRIGRTREHLYEVNMGATAVGTGLNADPEYIKSVVKHLAEISGLPLTGAEHLVDATQNTDAYTEVSSALKVCMTNMSKIANDLRLMASGPRAGLGEISLPARQPGSSIMPGKVNPVMPELINQVAFQVMGNDQTISLASEAGQLELNVMEPVLVFNLLQSISIMNNAFRSFTDNCLSGIEANETRMKEYVENSVGIITAVNPHLGYEVVSRIAREAILKGKSVRELCLEYDVLTEEELDLILNPHEMTNPGIAGRVLFDRE; this is encoded by the coding sequence ATGATAACTGCTGCAAGCGGATATAGAATTGAAAAAGATTTCCTCGGGCAAAAGGAAGTACCTGAGCATGTATATTATGGGATACAGACGTTACGGGCGGTGGAAAACTTCCCGATAACAGGTTATAAAATTCATAAAGAAATGATCCATGCACTGGCAGTGGTCAAAAAAGCGGCTGCGCTTGCGAATATGGAAACGACACGCCTTTATGATGGCATCGGTCAGGCGATCGTGCAGGCTTGTGATGAGATCCTTGAAGGAAAGCTTCATGACTATTTCATCGTCGATCCGATTCAGGGAGGCGCCGGGACGTCCATCAACATGAATGCGAACGAGGTCATTGCCAACCGTGCCCTCGAACTGCTTTCCCATCAAAAAGGGGAATATGGGAAAGTCAGTCCGAATAGTCACGTGAATATGGCGCAGTCGACCAATGACGTATTCCCGACGGTCATCCACATTTCGACTCTTACGTTATTGGATAAGCTCTTGATCACGATGGAAGATATGCTGTCTGTTTTCAAAAAGAAAGCCCAGGAGTTTGATCACGTCATCAAAATGGGCCGCACCCATCTCCAGGATGCCGTACCGATCAGGCTTGGCCAGGAATTCGAGGCATACAGCCGGGTGGTTGAACGGGATATCAAGCGAATCGGACGGACCCGCGAGCACCTGTATGAAGTAAATATGGGGGCGACGGCGGTAGGGACCGGTTTGAATGCCGATCCGGAATATATCAAGAGTGTCGTGAAACATTTGGCTGAAATCAGCGGACTGCCTTTGACGGGAGCCGAGCACCTGGTCGATGCCACGCAAAATACCGATGCTTATACAGAGGTTTCTTCTGCATTGAAGGTGTGCATGACAAATATGTCCAAGATCGCCAATGATTTGCGTTTGATGGCTTCGGGACCGCGCGCCGGCCTGGGGGAGATCTCCCTTCCTGCAAGGCAGCCTGGTTCGTCCATCATGCCTGGAAAAGTCAATCCGGTCATGCCTGAGCTCATCAATCAGGTAGCCTTCCAGGTGATGGGGAATGATCAAACGATTTCCCTGGCTTCTGAAGCGGGCCAGCTTGAACTGAACGTGATGGAACCAGTTCTTGTATTCAATCTTCTGCAATCCATCAGCATCATGAACAATGCGTTCCGAAGCTTCACCGACAACTGCCTGAGCGGCATCGAAGCAAATGAAACGCGCATGAAGGAATATGTAGAAAACAGCGTGGGCATCATTACAGCGGTCAACCCGCATTTAGGGTATGAAGTCGTTTCAAGAATCGCGAGGGAAGCGATCTTGAAAGGGAAATCAGTCAGGGAGCTTTGTCTTGAGTATGATGTCCTGACTGAAGAAGAACTCGATCTGATCCTGAACCCTCATGAAATGACCAACCCGGGGATTGCTGGCCGAGTGCTGTTTGATCGGGAATAA
- a CDS encoding alkaline phosphatase family protein encodes MIKRLVFIFSFLIFVIGCTGSSQVPSLDTKKPLPLQTGSEPHPKVILLVIDSLMEEPLNKAIEDGKAPALEFLKKNGQYSTDLVSSYPTMSVTIDSSLITGTYPDQHKIPGLVWFDDKERRIITYGNGFFEILKLGVSDFAKNGLYAYNNQDLSSNVKTIHEDLDNAGFKTASINALIYRGNHPHTLKVPGFISAVAKLPDEIQTMGPETLSLGVFSRENQENHHIVNRIGLNDSFAAEELTYLLKTNTLPSFTILYLPENDFTVHRKGPSAIKGIEDADKQLQNVLNSFPDWNEALDNLVWVIMGDSNQSLVKSNKKEALIDLRKELSEYNILKLGEAVRAKDEIVITANERMAYVYMLKEDIQQRGMAEKLQKESRIAWIAWKDNEGIKMISPDHQGELSFKPGGPYRDQYHQTWSVKGNIDILDMKVNENTISFGDYPDALARLYGAAESQNGRFLITDAKPGYEFIGESSPEHSGGGAHGSMHKADSKVPLIVSGTDKNIENLRIVDLKGWIMEIIQR; translated from the coding sequence ATGATAAAGCGTTTAGTATTCATTTTTTCTTTTCTTATTTTTGTTATCGGGTGTACCGGCAGCAGCCAGGTCCCGTCCCTTGATACCAAGAAACCGCTCCCTCTGCAAACCGGCAGCGAGCCCCATCCGAAAGTGATTCTCCTCGTCATTGACTCATTGATGGAAGAACCGCTGAACAAGGCAATTGAGGACGGTAAAGCCCCCGCCCTGGAATTTTTAAAAAAGAACGGCCAATACAGCACTGATCTTGTAAGTTCGTATCCGACCATGTCGGTCACGATTGACAGTTCTTTAATTACAGGCACTTATCCAGATCAGCATAAAATTCCGGGGCTTGTCTGGTTTGATGATAAAGAAAGACGAATCATCACCTATGGAAATGGATTTTTTGAAATATTGAAGCTGGGTGTTTCTGATTTTGCAAAGAATGGTCTTTATGCGTATAACAATCAAGACTTGAGCAGCAATGTAAAAACCATACATGAGGACCTGGACAATGCAGGCTTTAAGACTGCTTCTATAAACGCTTTGATTTACCGTGGAAATCATCCTCATACCTTGAAGGTCCCGGGCTTCATTTCGGCAGTAGCCAAACTGCCTGATGAAATACAAACCATGGGCCCCGAAACGCTGTCATTAGGGGTGTTTTCCAGAGAGAATCAGGAAAACCATCATATCGTCAATCGGATTGGCCTGAATGATTCTTTTGCAGCCGAGGAGTTGACATATCTTCTTAAAACCAACACGCTGCCTTCTTTTACAATCCTGTATTTACCGGAAAACGATTTTACGGTACACAGAAAAGGCCCTTCCGCGATTAAAGGAATAGAAGATGCAGATAAACAGCTTCAAAACGTTCTGAACAGCTTCCCTGATTGGAACGAGGCACTCGATAACCTAGTGTGGGTCATTATGGGCGACAGCAACCAATCCTTAGTGAAATCAAATAAAAAAGAAGCTCTTATAGACCTTAGAAAAGAACTCTCTGAATACAACATATTGAAGCTTGGCGAAGCGGTCCGGGCTAAAGACGAAATTGTAATCACCGCAAATGAACGGATGGCGTATGTTTATATGCTTAAAGAGGACATTCAGCAGCGGGGAATGGCGGAAAAATTACAAAAAGAATCCCGTATTGCCTGGATAGCATGGAAGGACAACGAAGGTATTAAAATGATTTCGCCTGATCATCAAGGTGAACTGTCATTTAAGCCAGGCGGCCCCTATAGAGATCAATATCATCAGACATGGTCGGTAAAAGGAAACATTGATATCCTCGATATGAAAGTGAATGAGAATACAATCAGCTTTGGGGATTATCCCGATGCTTTAGCAAGGCTGTATGGAGCAGCAGAATCACAAAACGGCCGCTTTCTTATCACCGATGCCAAACCAGGATATGAATTCATTGGAGAAAGTTCACCGGA
- a CDS encoding cytochrome P450, with product MSNEEQTPKEQGLDHTLALLREGYLYIPNRRQGFGSDVFETRLLGKKAICLSGKDAAELFYDNAKFKRKGAAPERAAQTLFGKNGVQSLDGEHHKHRKELFMSVMTREELKRLAGIHEEEWHRATDQWDDMDEVILYDEAKEILCRTACRWTGVPVLDEDIPALTEDLAAMYESPTAVGPKHWAGRRARNRLEKWMKEIIGQIRQRSIDIPETSIVYKFAWHRDLEGQLLDEDIVSVEMLNLLRPMVAISIFITFLAHALHQHPEEAQKLKEEEGPYQPFIQEVRRFYPFFPFVGAIVKKDFTWNGFHFEKGTLSLLDLYGTNHDSRIWDNPDQFRPSRFENWEGSPFNFIPQGGGDYFLGHRCAGEFVTLDILNVSLHHLLESIEYEVPRQDLSYSLVSMPSLPHSRMILKNVRKRSTLR from the coding sequence ATGTCTAATGAAGAGCAAACCCCCAAAGAACAAGGACTGGATCACACGTTGGCCCTGCTCAGGGAAGGATACCTGTACATACCGAATAGACGGCAAGGCTTTGGTTCAGATGTGTTTGAAACAAGGCTCTTGGGTAAGAAAGCCATTTGCTTGAGCGGCAAGGATGCGGCTGAACTATTTTATGATAACGCAAAGTTCAAACGGAAAGGGGCAGCACCTGAACGGGCTGCTCAAACGCTTTTTGGGAAGAATGGAGTCCAATCCCTGGACGGGGAGCACCACAAGCACCGAAAAGAGTTATTCATGTCAGTCATGACCCGGGAAGAGTTGAAGAGGTTAGCTGGCATCCATGAGGAGGAATGGCATCGTGCAACAGATCAATGGGATGACATGGATGAAGTCATTCTTTATGATGAGGCGAAGGAAATTTTGTGCCGGACGGCCTGCAGGTGGACAGGCGTGCCGGTGTTAGATGAGGATATCCCAGCGCTTACGGAGGACTTGGCGGCCATGTACGAATCGCCCACAGCCGTGGGACCTAAGCATTGGGCAGGAAGAAGAGCGAGAAATCGTCTTGAAAAATGGATGAAGGAGATCATTGGACAGATCAGGCAGAGAAGCATCGATATTCCTGAGACGTCGATTGTATATAAATTTGCATGGCACCGTGATTTGGAGGGTCAACTTTTGGATGAGGACATCGTATCCGTGGAGATGCTGAACCTGCTGCGGCCAATGGTGGCCATTTCCATCTTCATCACCTTTCTCGCCCACGCTCTGCACCAGCATCCGGAAGAAGCACAAAAACTGAAAGAAGAAGAGGGACCATATCAGCCATTCATCCAGGAAGTGAGGCGCTTCTATCCTTTCTTTCCTTTTGTGGGTGCCATCGTGAAAAAGGATTTCACCTGGAATGGGTTCCATTTCGAAAAAGGAACCTTAAGCTTGTTGGACCTATACGGGACCAATCACGATTCACGTATTTGGGACAACCCTGATCAATTCAGACCAAGCCGTTTCGAAAACTGGGAAGGGAGCCCGTTTAACTTTATTCCTCAGGGCGGAGGCGATTATTTTCTTGGGCATCGATGTGCGGGAGAGTTTGTCACTCTTGACATACTAAACGTGAGTCTGCACCATCTCCTGGAATCAATTGAATATGAAGTCCCCCGTCAGGATTTGAGCTACAGCCTGGTCAGCATGCCAAGCCTTCCCCATAGCAGAATGATTCTCAAAAATGTCCGAAAGCGATCAACCCTCCGCTAA
- a CDS encoding sorbosone dehydrogenase family protein, with translation MKKVKVGLRPIVEKINLPTVLKTALLPGDSKERLFIATQVGEIFYIGNGEIRTFLDIRPRILKLGVSGRGYDERGLLGLAFHPNFYYNGLFYLHYSAAGTQGPGALSQSFKPDPCDPATLNLKWNNREKQYDHIDTFEEWVLQSNGKPGKRRTLLNIRRPFYNHNGFNSLHFSPETGKLVLTTGDGGSGYDPFNLSQDDMEIAGKVIEMDVSKNPHIPNPPIVTRFNELPASIQETLTVMAKGVRNIPGISYQRFYNQYVKYAGNVGQDLVESIFSFVNYKPIPVTELVQASSMNVEQDKEGFINFGWRGWEGDFPSLIIRACSTNQELDEKTIAFYNEAVTLSGSRLHPLTSYYHRDIRRDKFGGTALTGVQPYMGNIIPGLTGSVVFTDLARKESQPQVRGALAYTTLRPDGKQNEFSVIEIDYDFGPQSAYFVNLGTNLNQTTLYLGVYGSTKVTDLNQGTIYEIVPWITK, from the coding sequence TTGAAAAAAGTGAAGGTTGGTTTACGGCCCATCGTAGAGAAGATAAATTTACCCACTGTTTTGAAAACAGCCCTACTCCCGGGTGACTCAAAGGAAAGGCTATTTATCGCAACCCAGGTAGGGGAAATCTTTTACATAGGAAATGGGGAGATAAGGACATTTTTAGATATTCGCCCTCGAATCCTGAAGCTGGGTGTTTCTGGCCGTGGATATGATGAACGGGGATTGCTGGGGCTTGCGTTTCATCCGAATTTTTATTATAACGGCCTGTTTTATCTTCATTATTCAGCAGCTGGAACACAAGGGCCAGGTGCTCTTTCCCAATCTTTTAAACCTGATCCGTGTGATCCTGCAACGTTAAATCTAAAGTGGAATAATAGAGAAAAGCAATACGATCATATTGATACGTTTGAAGAATGGGTTTTACAATCGAATGGGAAACCGGGGAAACGGCGGACATTACTTAATATTAGAAGACCATTTTATAATCATAATGGATTCAATAGTTTACATTTCTCACCTGAAACAGGAAAACTTGTGTTAACAACCGGAGATGGAGGGTCCGGCTATGATCCATTCAACTTAAGCCAGGATGACATGGAAATCGCCGGTAAGGTAATTGAAATGGATGTAAGTAAGAATCCACACATCCCTAACCCACCCATCGTCACCCGTTTTAATGAACTTCCCGCATCCATTCAGGAAACGCTCACCGTAATGGCAAAAGGCGTCCGCAATATACCAGGCATTTCATATCAACGATTTTATAATCAGTATGTGAAATATGCAGGAAATGTCGGACAGGATCTGGTCGAATCGATTTTTTCATTTGTGAATTATAAACCAATACCGGTTACAGAGCTTGTCCAAGCTTCTTCCATGAATGTTGAACAAGACAAAGAAGGATTCATTAACTTTGGCTGGCGGGGCTGGGAAGGTGATTTTCCTTCTTTGATTATAAGAGCCTGCTCAACAAATCAAGAATTGGATGAGAAAACAATTGCCTTTTACAATGAAGCAGTCACACTTTCAGGGAGCCGCCTTCACCCTTTAACCAGTTATTATCATCGTGACATCAGACGCGATAAATTTGGAGGAACGGCACTAACTGGCGTTCAGCCGTATATGGGGAACATAATCCCCGGCTTAACGGGAAGCGTTGTGTTCACCGATCTTGCCCGGAAAGAATCACAACCTCAGGTTAGAGGAGCTTTAGCTTACACTACCCTAAGACCAGATGGTAAACAAAATGAGTTTAGCGTGATCGAAATCGATTATGATTTCGGGCCGCAATCAGCCTATTTTGTCAATTTAGGAACGAACCTGAATCAAACCACATTATATTTAGGGGTTTATGGCTCTACGAAAGTGACTGACCTTAACCAAGGGACCATTTATGAAATCGTTCCATGGATCACTAAATGA
- a CDS encoding undecaprenyl-diphosphatase: MDDRLFRRLNLLSGGSAPIDWLMIFLSKKVRYVYIVVLIFMWFRNEEYRKVGWNAIMSSGMCLFLHTLIKLFYFKPRPFVKRRVGILIPSKMDSSFPSKHTLLVFAVSTSIYLYDRALGSLMWLLSLLTGFSRIWVGHHYPSDIIGSAFMASMISLIVGKPAGKE, translated from the coding sequence ATGGACGACAGACTATTCAGGCGACTCAATCTGCTTTCTGGAGGCTCGGCCCCGATTGATTGGCTGATGATCTTTTTATCAAAAAAGGTTCGTTATGTGTATATAGTTGTTTTGATCTTCATGTGGTTTCGGAATGAAGAGTATAGAAAAGTGGGCTGGAATGCCATCATGTCTTCAGGGATGTGTTTGTTTCTTCACACTTTGATTAAGTTGTTTTACTTTAAGCCGCGTCCATTTGTCAAACGGCGGGTCGGCATACTCATTCCTTCAAAGATGGATTCTTCATTTCCGAGTAAGCATACCCTGCTTGTATTTGCTGTATCTACATCTATTTATCTTTATGACCGTGCCCTCGGTTCGTTGATGTGGCTATTATCATTATTGACTGGTTTCTCTCGTATTTGGGTGGGGCATCATTATCCATCCGATATTATCGGAAGTGCTTTTATGGCTTCCATGATCAGCTTGATAGTGGGGAAACCTGCTGGTAAAGAATAA
- a CDS encoding cupredoxin domain-containing protein has product MSVKKVRGLFVVLAMVMVMTTLGSQGVFAESDVVTQPVETGKSIEVELNDDFFNPKAITIPSGKATTLILKNKGVKEHTFTVEQLGVDTEVQPGKEKTITLNPKQAGTYELICRYHFREGMVGEVIVK; this is encoded by the coding sequence ATGTCTGTCAAAAAGGTAAGAGGATTGTTCGTTGTACTTGCAATGGTTATGGTTATGACAACTTTAGGGTCGCAAGGCGTATTTGCCGAATCCGATGTGGTCACTCAGCCAGTGGAGACGGGAAAATCGATTGAGGTCGAGTTGAACGATGATTTCTTTAATCCAAAAGCCATCACGATTCCAAGTGGAAAAGCCACCACGTTGATATTGAAAAACAAAGGTGTGAAAGAGCATACCTTCACCGTGGAACAGCTCGGAGTGGATACAGAAGTCCAGCCGGGAAAAGAAAAAACCATTACACTTAACCCGAAACAGGCCGGTACATATGAACTGATATGCCGGTACCATTTCCGGGAAGGAATGGTCGGGGAAGTAATCGTCAAATAA
- a CDS encoding DUF2935 domain-containing protein, with protein sequence MANQMITIWEEHLFWLEVLQDHAYFIRDHLSAAEEEYVEASQRYIQLFGELIEQLNRIPSTAGHGDETMIQFSNRVWPVAKGYFEFEGMLQSLRIDNKVNLNLSPTYLNGTLAENQEYLRFLGYLMKGQEPEPLSLWELMDLWLEDQLGHALLFQNMLDPIEIGASRRAEAYINQYQVYIVQNRHLKGYLRFKQPGFARQREFAYEVGRTTLEMSQYISGMVVKYNKKKLLNKTTLRFLEHHFPETCYFIKKLSYYSPKLKEAAGACSLKRASYL encoded by the coding sequence GTGGCTAATCAAATGATCACGATATGGGAGGAACACTTATTCTGGCTTGAGGTATTACAGGATCATGCTTATTTCATAAGGGACCACTTGTCTGCAGCGGAAGAAGAGTATGTCGAAGCGTCTCAGCGGTACATTCAACTATTCGGGGAGCTTATCGAGCAGTTAAACCGTATTCCAAGTACAGCAGGTCATGGGGATGAAACCATGATTCAGTTTTCAAATAGAGTGTGGCCAGTGGCAAAAGGCTACTTTGAATTTGAAGGAATGCTGCAGTCATTGAGGATCGACAATAAAGTAAATCTTAATCTTTCCCCAACCTATTTAAACGGCACACTTGCAGAAAATCAGGAATACCTAAGGTTTTTAGGGTATCTAATGAAAGGTCAGGAACCTGAGCCCCTTTCACTGTGGGAACTGATGGATTTATGGCTCGAAGACCAGCTGGGTCACGCTTTATTATTCCAAAACATGCTGGACCCGATCGAAATTGGTGCGAGCAGGCGGGCAGAGGCGTATATAAACCAATATCAAGTATATATCGTTCAAAACCGCCATCTTAAAGGATATCTCAGATTCAAGCAGCCCGGTTTTGCCCGGCAGAGGGAATTTGCATATGAAGTCGGCCGGACGACATTGGAGATGAGTCAGTATATCTCAGGAATGGTTGTGAAATATAATAAGAAAAAACTGCTGAATAAAACCACTCTCCGCTTTTTGGAGCACCATTTTCCAGAAACCTGTTATTTCATAAAAAAACTCAGTTATTATTCTCCAAAGTTAAAGGAGGCTGCAGGGGCTTGTTCCTTGAAAAGAGCTTCCTACTTATGA
- a CDS encoding BCCT family transporter codes for MSHKRLIDYRIFLPSLLIVIGISIPFAFYEAESLELLNSIFDYIVDVFSWGYLWYGVILVAAALYFSFSKYGQVVLGDPAEKPRFTLFEYASILIAMGIGSTIMRTGMLQWTSVANDPPAGVDPGSAESLLWGNSYSMFLWGFQVFAIFVMIAPAMGYVLHVQKRPLMRISEACRVLFGDRFTDGWGGKFLDILFLISILTGAAVTLGLGAPIITHNLSALLNVEVTFTMTIIVTIIWVFLFSLSAYLGIEKGIKRLSTFNMYLAGVFAILILVAGPGVFILNYFTDSVSFLLSHYLTFSLNTDSVHQGETSHIQSNTVFWFAYSATWAMLHSVFAAKISRGRTIKEMILTYLLAPTMISWIATGVLGGLGVHRYLTGEVSILKLVKQDERMAAIPEILHTLPFGGIMITIFIIVALIFLTTTLDSTTYTVAAYTSTRDMSEHEPAKMLRIVIAGVIAALALLLMRIGGLAPLEVISGLMGLPIILVQFILIYAAKKMMDKDKAWKYNIRK; via the coding sequence ATGAGTCACAAGCGTTTGATCGATTATAGAATTTTTCTTCCCTCATTACTGATTGTAATAGGGATCAGTATTCCCTTTGCCTTTTATGAGGCAGAGTCATTGGAGCTGTTGAACTCCATCTTTGATTATATTGTTGACGTATTCAGCTGGGGCTACCTCTGGTATGGAGTGATCCTCGTGGCAGCGGCATTGTATTTTTCTTTTTCAAAATATGGACAGGTCGTCTTGGGGGATCCGGCTGAGAAGCCCCGATTTACTTTATTCGAATATGCGTCAATTTTGATTGCGATGGGGATCGGGTCGACGATCATGAGGACGGGGATGCTGCAGTGGACGTCCGTCGCCAATGATCCGCCGGCGGGAGTCGATCCCGGATCGGCCGAGTCTTTATTGTGGGGTAATTCCTACAGTATGTTCCTTTGGGGATTCCAGGTGTTCGCGATTTTTGTGATGATCGCACCGGCAATGGGGTATGTCCTTCATGTCCAGAAACGTCCTCTCATGAGAATCTCAGAGGCTTGCAGGGTTCTTTTTGGTGACAGGTTTACAGATGGATGGGGAGGAAAGTTCCTGGATATTCTTTTCCTTATCAGTATTCTGACCGGGGCTGCTGTAACACTGGGACTTGGGGCGCCGATCATTACGCATAACTTATCTGCCCTATTAAATGTAGAAGTGACCTTCACAATGACGATCATTGTCACTATTATTTGGGTATTCTTATTTTCGCTCAGTGCGTATTTGGGGATCGAGAAGGGAATCAAACGATTAAGTACATTCAATATGTATTTAGCGGGAGTTTTTGCCATTTTGATTCTCGTTGCAGGACCAGGCGTCTTTATTTTAAATTATTTCACAGACAGCGTTTCCTTTTTATTAAGTCATTATCTTACCTTTTCCTTAAATACGGATTCCGTACACCAGGGAGAGACTTCGCACATCCAGAGTAATACAGTATTCTGGTTTGCCTATAGTGCCACATGGGCCATGCTGCACAGCGTGTTTGCTGCTAAAATCTCGCGGGGGCGCACGATCAAGGAGATGATCTTAACCTATCTCTTGGCACCGACGATGATTTCCTGGATTGCGACAGGGGTCCTCGGCGGATTGGGGGTTCACCGTTACCTGACAGGGGAGGTGTCCATCCTGAAGCTTGTCAAGCAGGATGAACGTATGGCGGCTATCCCTGAGATCCTTCATACCCTGCCTTTCGGAGGCATCATGATTACAATTTTTATCATAGTGGCATTGATATTCCTTACGACTACCCTTGATTCGACTACCTATACCGTAGCGGCGTATACAAGTACGAGGGATATGAGTGAACATGAACCGGCCAAAATGCTCCGTATCGTGATAGCAGGGGTAATCGCAGCTCTTGCTCTGCTGCTTATGCGCATCGGCGGGCTGGCTCCGCTTGAAGTGATCTCCGGCCTGATGGGGCTTCCGATCATCTTGGTGCAATTCATCCTGATTTATGCTGCCAAGAAGATGATGGATAAAGATAAGGCGTGGAAATATAATATACGGAAATAG
- the qoxA gene encoding cytochrome aa3 quinol oxidase subunit II, which translates to MFDKFKPYLIVLISLVSLFFIIIFSSGSEMIILDPKGPVGQVQKDLIMLSIYYMLGIMIVVLSFFTFILLRYRSSRKGDYRPEMHGSTKLEIIWTLIPVLIVIALSIPNTKALYELKEAPKATAHKEPIVVHATAVDWKWIFSYPEEGIETVNYVNVPEDHPILFKVTAADSMASFWVPQIGGQIYGMPGMVNDLYLQADEPGTYAGRNSNFTGEGMTHQKFDFVAMEEGKYEKWVQDVQANEPKLSEKQYEQLILPGHVEKMTFSSTHLSIVDHGKNSEYAFAIREKYGVTERSHGADADAESSHSGHGDHGNDNGSHQDQEGHDGHSKDEEKEEGHEH; encoded by the coding sequence TTGTTTGATAAATTCAAGCCATACTTGATCGTTTTGATAAGTTTGGTTTCTTTATTTTTCATCATCATATTCAGTTCGGGAAGTGAAATGATCATTCTCGATCCGAAAGGGCCAGTAGGGCAGGTACAGAAAGACCTGATCATGCTGTCGATTTATTATATGCTTGGCATTATGATCGTCGTTCTATCATTCTTTACATTTATTCTATTAAGATATCGAAGCAGCCGGAAAGGTGATTACAGGCCTGAAATGCATGGAAGCACAAAGCTTGAGATCATCTGGACGCTGATCCCGGTATTGATCGTCATTGCCTTGTCGATTCCGAATACGAAGGCTTTGTATGAATTGAAAGAGGCTCCCAAGGCGACAGCTCATAAAGAGCCGATTGTGGTACATGCAACGGCTGTCGACTGGAAATGGATCTTCAGTTATCCGGAGGAAGGGATCGAAACGGTGAACTATGTCAATGTGCCGGAAGATCACCCGATCCTCTTCAAGGTGACAGCTGCTGATTCCATGGCTTCATTCTGGGTGCCGCAAATCGGCGGTCAGATCTATGGGATGCCTGGAATGGTGAATGATTTATACTTACAGGCGGATGAGCCTGGGACATACGCAGGACGTAACTCAAATTTCACGGGTGAAGGGATGACGCACCAGAAGTTTGATTTTGTTGCGATGGAAGAAGGAAAGTATGAGAAATGGGTACAAGATGTTCAGGCCAATGAACCGAAGCTTTCTGAAAAACAATATGAACAGCTTATTCTGCCTGGACATGTTGAAAAGATGACGTTCTCTTCCACTCACTTGTCCATTGTCGATCATGGCAAGAATTCCGAATATGCCTTTGCGATCCGTGAGAAATACGGGGTAACTGAAAGATCGCATGGAGCAGATGCGGACGCCGAATCCAGCCACAGCGGACACGGGGACCATGGAAATGACAACGGAAGCCATCAGGACCAGGAAGGTCATGATGGACATTCAAAAGATGAAGAAAAAGAAGAAGGACACGAGCATTAA
- a CDS encoding superoxide dismutase: MSEVQNLLDNMDRRALLLIEEWNKACDLNQLPVCDETTQYSDQLDDFLNQLEQIKMNRNLFDHHTAHQLEQTCTSLTEQWKTIWDLRETYDERNHSPVPIGKHTLPPLPYSYDALEPYIDRRIMKLHHDKHHQSYVNGLNKAEKEMEKARRNNDFSLIKHWEREAAFNGAGHYLHTIFWNIMAPKGGGKPKGPLLSEINQAFGSFDQFKRHFSEAAKNVEAVGWAILVWAPRAQRLEILQAEKHQNLSQWDVIPLLVLDVWEHAYYLQYENNRGKYVDNWWNIVNWNEVEKRYNEAKKVKWKAY, from the coding sequence ATGAGCGAGGTACAGAATTTATTGGATAACATGGACCGGCGGGCTTTGCTTTTAATCGAGGAATGGAACAAAGCATGCGACCTCAACCAGCTTCCGGTCTGTGACGAGACTACACAATACAGCGACCAGTTGGACGATTTCCTCAACCAGTTAGAACAAATCAAAATGAACCGTAACTTGTTTGATCATCATACGGCGCATCAGCTGGAACAAACCTGCACCAGTTTAACCGAACAATGGAAAACAATATGGGACTTACGGGAAACATATGACGAGAGGAATCACTCCCCTGTTCCCATTGGCAAACATACACTTCCCCCGCTCCCTTATTCCTATGATGCACTCGAACCTTATATTGACAGGAGAATCATGAAACTCCATCACGATAAACATCATCAAAGCTATGTGAATGGGCTCAATAAAGCGGAAAAGGAAATGGAGAAAGCCAGAAGGAACAATGATTTCTCGTTGATCAAGCATTGGGAAAGGGAAGCGGCTTTCAATGGAGCGGGGCATTACTTGCACACCATCTTCTGGAATATAATGGCTCCTAAAGGCGGCGGAAAGCCTAAAGGTCCCCTTTTATCTGAAATCAATCAAGCGTTTGGGAGCTTCGATCAATTCAAGCGTCATTTTTCTGAAGCCGCGAAAAATGTAGAAGCGGTCGGATGGGCGATTCTTGTATGGGCGCCGCGTGCACAGCGTCTTGAAATCCTGCAGGCGGAGAAACATCAAAACCTGAGCCAATGGGACGTCATCCCCCTCCTCGTACTGGATGTCTGGGAGCACGCCTATTACCTGCAATATGAAAATAACAGAGGAAAGTACGTAGACAATTGGTGGAATATCGTCAATTGGAACGAAGTCGAGAAACGATATAACGAAGCCAAAAAAGTAAAATGGAAGGCTTATTGA